From Intestinibacillus sp. Marseille-P6563, one genomic window encodes:
- a CDS encoding relaxase/mobilization nuclease domain-containing protein has product MAYTSIHNIKSTVEKAIAYIINPDKCEGYVSGYNCEPDVADIEFRMTAALAEFEKGNYSKCGTGKTNLAYHMIQSFAPDDNITPAQAHEIGQRWADEFLGGKYEYVIATHVNTGIIHNHIIFNATSFYDFKKFDNYKTQKRMRSISDRICMENNLSVIKSRDNGKASYYEWTMKKAGQSWKDHLKESIDAAITQSDSIKDFCDILKIHGIQVSNVDEHEGKYIRFHVEGVKRVCRGRTKTLGADYTRERIIQRIERSIWERSHRFDESQQFAYYVERQSKAQNVERTAELLMVLDTIHTEKLSSTDDIQNRLDGINEKIVQQREKIKEIDDKNVAYKKVASFLATIKKYEPIQFEREMLHGRKLRRYEELHDAELRAYSFAVQQLDKMGLNSSIDLDKVIELIHNRDREIERLKSGIGNIEQQAQQLQKVQSLIKDILRTPHQRSETIR; this is encoded by the coding sequence AAGGCGATTGCTTATATTATCAATCCTGATAAATGCGAAGGATATGTTTCAGGCTATAACTGCGAACCAGATGTTGCGGATATTGAATTTCGAATGACCGCTGCTTTAGCTGAGTTTGAAAAAGGAAACTACTCTAAATGCGGCACAGGAAAAACAAACTTGGCTTATCACATGATACAATCATTTGCACCAGATGATAATATAACGCCTGCACAAGCCCATGAGATTGGCCAACGATGGGCAGATGAATTCTTGGGCGGAAAATATGAATATGTAATTGCTACTCATGTCAATACGGGTATCATACATAACCATATAATATTTAATGCGACATCATTTTATGATTTCAAAAAATTTGATAATTATAAGACTCAAAAACGAATGAGAAGTATCAGTGATAGAATCTGCATGGAAAATAATCTTTCCGTTATTAAAAGTCGTGATAACGGAAAGGCTTCTTATTATGAGTGGACCATGAAAAAAGCGGGACAATCTTGGAAAGATCACTTGAAAGAAAGTATTGATGCGGCTATCACACAGAGCGACTCAATAAAAGATTTTTGCGACATTTTAAAGATACACGGTATACAGGTTTCAAATGTTGATGAGCATGAGGGAAAGTATATTCGCTTTCATGTCGAAGGGGTGAAAAGAGTTTGTCGCGGCCGGACAAAAACATTAGGCGCTGACTATACACGCGAACGAATTATACAGCGAATTGAACGATCTATATGGGAACGAAGCCATAGGTTCGATGAATCACAACAATTTGCTTATTATGTTGAGCGTCAATCAAAGGCTCAAAATGTGGAGCGTACAGCGGAGCTGCTGATGGTCTTAGATACAATCCATACTGAAAAATTATCGTCCACAGATGACATTCAAAATCGCTTGGATGGGATCAATGAGAAAATCGTGCAACAACGTGAAAAGATAAAAGAGATCGATGACAAAAATGTAGCATATAAAAAAGTCGCCTCTTTCTTGGCGACCATAAAAAAATATGAGCCGATACAATTTGAGCGAGAAATGCTTCACGGACGAAAACTACGCCGGTACGAAGAATTACATGATGCCGAACTCCGAGCGTACAGTTTTGCAGTTCAGCAGCTCGATAAGATGGGATTGAATAGTAGCATAGATTTGGATAAGGTCATCGAGCTGATACATAATCGTGATCGGGAAATTGAACGCTTAAAAAGTGGCATTGGCAACATCGAGCAGCAGGCACAGCAGTTGCAAAAAGTACAGAGCCTTATCAAAGATATTCTACGAACTCCACATCAACGATCGGAAACAATACGATAA
- the vapC gene encoding type II toxin-antitoxin system tRNA(fMet)-specific endonuclease VapC — protein MTYMLDTNICIYAIKNKPEQVLKMLKCKLEQGLCISAITLAELEHGVEKSTQPERNRAALFQFLAILDILPFDDLAAAEYGEICAYLQKRGTPIGTMDMLIAGHARAENMILVTNNVREFERVPDLKIENWAE, from the coding sequence ATGACCTATATGCTGGACACCAATATTTGTATTTATGCGATTAAGAATAAGCCTGAACAGGTCTTAAAGATGCTAAAATGCAAATTAGAACAGGGGCTCTGCATTTCGGCTATTACCCTTGCGGAGTTGGAACATGGTGTAGAGAAAAGCACACAACCAGAGCGGAACAGGGCAGCGTTGTTTCAATTTCTCGCTATCCTGGATATTTTACCTTTCGATGATTTGGCGGCTGCAGAGTATGGAGAAATCTGTGCCTATCTGCAAAAGCGAGGGACACCGATTGGAACAATGGATATGCTGATTGCTGGACACGCAAGAGCTGAAAATATGATTTTGGTGACTAATAATGTCAGAGAATTTGAACGTGTGCCGGACTTAAAAATTGAAAATTGGGCTGAATAG
- the vapB gene encoding type II toxin-antitoxin system antitoxin VapB, whose amino-acid sequence MDTAKIFENGRSQAVRLPKKFRFTGEEVFVQRIGKAIVLFPKEAAWQTFLNGLNGFTDDFFENGREQSVPTERETL is encoded by the coding sequence ATGGATACTGCTAAAATTTTTGAAAATGGGAGAAGCCAGGCAGTTCGGTTGCCGAAGAAGTTTCGCTTTACTGGTGAGGAAGTTTTTGTTCAGCGGATAGGGAAGGCTATTGTATTGTTTCCGAAAGAAGCGGCGTGGCAAACATTTTTGAACGGCCTGAATGGGTTCACGGATGATTTCTTTGAGAATGGACGAGAACAGAGTGTTCCAACAGAGAGGGAAACCCTATGA
- a CDS encoding AbrB/MazE/SpoVT family DNA-binding domain-containing protein → MSRPIDNLGRIVIPMEIRRGLGWKTDDRLDVAVGTYNGEAAVVLCKRHVGCIICGTTHDLQGIPGTKKLICKSCIKTITE, encoded by the coding sequence ATGAGTCGACCGATCGACAACCTGGGCCGGATTGTCATCCCCATGGAAATAAGGAGAGGTCTTGGATGGAAGACTGATGATCGGTTGGATGTTGCGGTCGGAACTTATAACGGCGAAGCAGCTGTTGTTTTATGCAAACGACATGTAGGGTGCATTATTTGTGGGACAACCCATGATTTGCAGGGCATCCCCGGAACAAAAAAGCTGATTTGTAAGAGCTGCATCAAAACGATCACAGAATAA
- a CDS encoding Fic family protein, protein MNQEILQMLREQHEMNLPGGLYHKAQVMLAYNTNRIEGSKLTEEQTRSIFETHTILSGNMVLNTDDIIETQNHFRAFDFMLEHAEEDLSIDLIKQFHELLKRGTSDERKSWFKVGDFKALPNEVGGRETVAPENVEQELRKLLESYHALSAVKVKDIIDFHAQFESIHPFQDGNGRVGRLIMFKECLKYDIMPFIIDEQHKAFYYRGLQEYPREKGYLIDTCLSAQDTFTAIYQYFNRPRMSEQLRAAEKQKHEVQDTHDVQQVQQTQDVAGRDIR, encoded by the coding sequence ATGAATCAGGAAATCTTGCAGATGCTGCGAGAGCAGCATGAAATGAATCTGCCCGGTGGCTTGTACCACAAAGCACAGGTAATGCTTGCCTATAATACAAACCGTATTGAAGGCAGTAAACTGACGGAAGAGCAGACACGTTCCATTTTTGAAACGCATACGATCCTATCCGGCAACATGGTTTTGAATACCGACGATATTATCGAAACTCAAAATCATTTCCGGGCCTTTGACTTCATGCTGGAGCACGCGGAAGAAGATCTTTCGATTGATCTCATCAAGCAATTCCATGAGCTTTTGAAACGAGGGACTTCCGATGAGCGAAAAAGCTGGTTCAAAGTGGGTGACTTCAAAGCGCTGCCAAACGAGGTCGGCGGTCGGGAAACGGTTGCTCCGGAAAATGTAGAGCAGGAACTTCGGAAACTGCTTGAATCCTACCATGCGCTTTCGGCAGTCAAGGTTAAAGATATCATTGATTTTCACGCGCAGTTTGAATCCATTCATCCGTTTCAAGACGGAAACGGGCGTGTAGGACGCCTGATTATGTTTAAGGAATGTTTGAAATATGACATCATGCCGTTTATCATTGACGAGCAGCACAAAGCATTCTACTATCGAGGATTGCAAGAGTATCCCAGAGAAAAAGGTTATCTCATTGATACCTGTCTATCCGCGCAGGATACCTTTACAGCGATTTATCAATATTTCAATCGACCGCGGATGAGCGAGCAGCTCCGCGCGGCCGAGAAACAGAAACACGAAGTACAAGACACACACGATGTACAACAGGTACAACAGACACAAGATGTAGCAGGGAGGGACATCAGATGA
- a CDS encoding DUF3801 domain-containing protein, with amino-acid sequence MYQNDLSTSTLEVVLGRGAWGTRVTLDLIIRALIAYQKHHYKAVHTGEQTMKHFNESHLSNEWAKINDKDVWAIRAALKRYHVDFHIEQTEGSAVLFFRAKDHRLINYALEQVVKSAMEAQKYQVQESQDQDHAPADRSNPAIEPNSPVLLQGTQDQYKSPLYLLMSNPERSEKTNSAAYVEVENSLRSAFDKLQSFMKRSMILDDSSTHAIGQGIEKALSDVVDMLNQPIDTLTPDIMQQAAQKTQQAVDKLEQAIAALDAEIQKISNDDMEQEQDKIYQAFQDGKIHLRDNGDSHSVIISDKDREIYRGTKEECEHFLDSTKPRMDKQIAHARIIQITNSEKSPDLHRQRTRGMEH; translated from the coding sequence ATGTACCAAAATGATTTATCTACTAGCACCTTAGAAGTTGTATTAGGTCGAGGTGCATGGGGGACCAGAGTGACACTGGACCTAATCATACGAGCATTGATTGCGTACCAAAAGCATCATTACAAAGCGGTTCACACTGGAGAACAGACTATGAAGCACTTCAATGAGAGCCATTTGTCAAATGAATGGGCCAAAATTAACGATAAGGATGTTTGGGCCATCCGTGCTGCGTTAAAGCGCTATCATGTGGACTTTCACATCGAACAGACTGAAGGTTCTGCTGTGCTCTTTTTCAGGGCGAAAGACCATCGGCTTATCAATTATGCGTTGGAGCAGGTAGTCAAATCAGCAATGGAGGCCCAGAAATATCAAGTACAGGAGAGTCAGGATCAGGATCACGCTCCCGCAGACAGAAGTAATCCGGCGATTGAGCCGAATAGTCCGGTTTTACTACAAGGCACACAAGATCAATACAAATCTCCGCTGTATTTATTGATGAGTAATCCTGAGAGATCGGAAAAAACAAATAGTGCAGCCTATGTCGAGGTAGAAAATAGCCTACGTTCGGCGTTTGATAAGCTGCAATCGTTCATGAAACGTTCTATGATATTGGATGATTCCTCTACTCACGCTATTGGACAAGGCATCGAAAAGGCATTAAGTGATGTAGTGGATATGCTCAATCAACCGATTGACACGCTGACACCCGATATCATGCAGCAGGCGGCGCAGAAAACCCAGCAGGCCGTCGATAAGCTGGAACAGGCAATCGCTGCCCTGGATGCCGAAATCCAGAAAATCAGTAATGATGATATGGAGCAGGAGCAGGATAAAATTTATCAGGCATTTCAGGATGGGAAGATCCATTTACGCGATAATGGCGATAGTCATAGCGTTATCATAAGCGACAAGGATAGAGAGATTTATCGAGGGACAAAGGAGGAATGTGAACACTTTTTAGATTCCACCAAACCAAGAATGGATAAGCAAATTGCACATGCCAGAATCATTCAAATCACTAATTCTGAAAAAAGCCCAGATTTGCATCGCCAGCGTACACGCGGGATGGAACATTGA
- a CDS encoding recombinase family protein, with translation MVVGYARVSTREQSLDLQIEALNYHGVERIVTEIGSGIKPRANLTSLLSELQAGDSLVIWRLDRLGRTASELLELSHDLLDRRIVLISLKDGIDSSTATGRFLLGVLALVAEMERDVLLERTKAGIQAARHAGRYGGRPPINISRIQNATDLYLHSDLPVREICNRLCISRSSFYKYLAIYGIPPKRHLNC, from the coding sequence TTGGTTGTTGGATATGCACGTGTTAGTACCCGTGAACAAAGCCTGGATCTCCAAATTGAGGCGCTCAACTATCATGGAGTTGAACGTATTGTAACTGAAATTGGCTCGGGCATAAAGCCTCGAGCTAACTTAACATCTCTTTTAAGCGAGCTTCAGGCCGGAGATTCACTAGTCATATGGCGACTGGATCGCCTAGGCCGAACTGCGTCCGAGCTGTTGGAGCTCTCTCATGATCTCCTGGATCGAAGAATTGTGCTGATCTCATTGAAAGATGGTATCGATAGCAGCACAGCAACAGGGCGGTTTTTGCTTGGCGTATTAGCCCTAGTAGCTGAGATGGAACGCGATGTCCTTTTGGAACGTACCAAGGCTGGCATCCAAGCCGCACGCCATGCAGGACGATATGGTGGACGCCCGCCAATTAACATTTCACGCATACAAAATGCTACCGATCTCTATCTTCATTCAGATCTACCAGTCAGGGAAATTTGCAATCGTCTATGTATTTCACGATCCTCGTTTTATAAGTATTTGGCAATTTACGGTATACCTCCCAAACGACATTTAAACTGCTAA